From a single Eubalaena glacialis isolate mEubGla1 chromosome 15, mEubGla1.1.hap2.+ XY, whole genome shotgun sequence genomic region:
- the VSIG10 gene encoding V-set and immunoglobulin domain-containing protein 10 isoform X2, producing the protein MAAGVRASEPRVFVCLGALLAHWVAAGLEAVVIGEVHENITLRCGNILGPRGLMTWYRNDSEPVFLLSSNSSLPPAQPRFSLVNASSLHIEALSLQDEGNYTCWEVLNETRWFQVWLQVARGPYQVEVNISSTGRLPNGTLYAAKGSQVDFCCSSSSWPPPMVEWWFRAPDSSTEPFGNNLTASCFTLLLMSQNLQGNYTCLATNMLGGRHRKVTTELLVYSPPPSAPQCWAELSPGLFTLQLSCRWAGGYPDPDLLWTEEPGGVAVGTSKLGVEMLNQPQLSDGKKFKCVGSHIVGPELGASCVVQIRSPSLLSEPMKTCFVGGNVTLTCEVSGAYPPAKILWLSNLTQPEVVIQPSGHHLITQSGQSSTLTIRNCSQDLDEGYYVCRAENPVGVREVDIWLSVKEPVNIGGIVGTIVSLLLLGLAIISGLLLYYSPVFCWKVGSTFRRQDMGDVMVLVDSEEEEVEEEEDAAEEEEEEASERDESPKEVTKYGHIHRVTALVNGNVDRMANGLQALQDDSSEQQSDIIQEEDRPV; encoded by the exons ATGGCCGCAGGCGTCCGGGCGTCCGAGCCCCGGGTCTTCGTCTGCCTCGGGGCGCTACTGGCCCACTGGGTCGCCGCAG GACTGGAGGCTGTCGTCATTGGAGAAGTTCACGAGAATATCACGCTGCGCTGTGGCAACATCTTGGGACCGAGGGGCCTCATGACCTGGTACCGCAATGACTCGGAGCCTGTCTTCCTCCTGTCCTCCAATTCCAGCCTCCCGCCAGCCCAGCCACGCTTCTCTCTGGTGAATGCCAGCTCCCTGCACATCGAGGCACTGAGCCTGCAGGATGAAGGAAACTACACCTGCTGGGAGGTCCTGAACGAGACTCGGTGGTTCCAGGTGTGGCTGCAGGTGGCCA GAGGCCCCTATCAGGTTGAGGTCAACATCTCCAGCACCGGCAGGCTCCCCAACGGCACGCTGTATGCGGCCAAGGGCTCCCAGGTGGATTTCTGCTGCAGCAGCAGCTCCTGGCCTCCGCCCATGGTTGAGTGGTGGTTCCGGGCCCCGGATTCTAGCACCGAGCCCTTCGGAAACAACCTGACGGCCAGCTGCTTCACGCTGTTACTGATGTCGCAGAACCTCCAAGGGAACTACACCTGTTTGGCCACAAACATGCTCGGTGGGAGACATCGAAAGGTGACCACCGAGCTCCTGGTCTACT CGCCCCCTCCGTCAGCCCCTCAGTGCTGGGCAGAGCTGTCGCCAGGATTGTTCACGCTGCAGCTCAGCTGTCGCTGGGCTGGAGGATACCCAGACCCAGACCTCCTGTGGACAGAAGAGCCAGGAGGTGTGGCTGTGGGGACGTCAAAGCTGGGGGTTGAGATGCTGAACCAGCCTCAGCTGTCGGACGGCAAGAAGTTCAAGTGTGTCGGGAGCCACATAGTGGGGCCGGAGTTGGGAGCCAGCTGTGTGGTACAGATCA GgagcccctcccttctctctgagCCCATGAAGACTTGTTTCGTGGGAGGCAATGTGACGCTCACCTGCGAAGTGTCTGGAGCCTACCCCCCCGCCAAGATCCTGTGGCTGAGCAACCTCACCCAGCCGGAGGTCGTCATCCAGCCCAGCGGCCACCACCTCATCACCCAGAGTGGCCAGAGCTCCACCCTCACCATCCGCAACTGCTCCCAGGACCTGGACGAGGGCTACTATGTCTGCCGGGCTGAGAACCCcgtgggggtgagggaggtggACATCTGGTTGAGCGTGAAAG AACCTGTAAACATCGGGGGAATTGTGGGCACCATCGTGAGCCTCCTTCTGCTGGGACTGGCCATTATCTCCGGGCTTCTGTTGTACTACAGCCCTGTGTTCTGCTGGAAAG TAGGAAGCACTTTCAG GAGGCAAGACATGGGTGATGTCATGGTTTTGGTGGACTCAGAAgaggaagaggtggaggaggaggaagatgctgccgaagaggaagaggaggaagcaagTGAGAGGGACGAGTCACCAAAAGAAGTAACCAAGTACGGCCACATCCACAGAGTGACCGCACTGGTGAATGGGAACGTGGACCGCATGGCCAATGGACTCCAGGCTCTGCAGG ATGACAGCAGTGAGCAGCAGAGTGACATCATTCAAGAAGAAGACAGGCCAGTTTGA
- the VSIG10 gene encoding V-set and immunoglobulin domain-containing protein 10 isoform X1 produces MAAGVRASEPRVFVCLGALLAHWVAAGLEAVVIGEVHENITLRCGNILGPRGLMTWYRNDSEPVFLLSSNSSLPPAQPRFSLVNASSLHIEALSLQDEGNYTCWEVLNETRWFQVWLQVARGPYQVEVNISSTGRLPNGTLYAAKGSQVDFCCSSSSWPPPMVEWWFRAPDSSTEPFGNNLTASCFTLLLMSQNLQGNYTCLATNMLGGRHRKVTTELLVYSPPPSAPQCWAELSPGLFTLQLSCRWAGGYPDPDLLWTEEPGGVAVGTSKLGVEMLNQPQLSDGKKFKCVGSHIVGPELGASCVVQIRSPSLLSEPMKTCFVGGNVTLTCEVSGAYPPAKILWLSNLTQPEVVIQPSGHHLITQSGQSSTLTIRNCSQDLDEGYYVCRAENPVGVREVDIWLSVKEPVNIGGIVGTIVSLLLLGLAIISGLLLYYSPVFCWKVGSTFRRQDMGDVMVLVDSEEEEVEEEEDAAEEEEEEASERDESPKEVTKYGHIHRVTALVNGNVDRMANGLQALQDDSSEQQSDIIQEEDRPV; encoded by the exons ATGGCCGCAGGCGTCCGGGCGTCCGAGCCCCGGGTCTTCGTCTGCCTCGGGGCGCTACTGGCCCACTGGGTCGCCGCAG GACTGGAGGCTGTCGTCATTGGAGAAGTTCACGAGAATATCACGCTGCGCTGTGGCAACATCTTGGGACCGAGGGGCCTCATGACCTGGTACCGCAATGACTCGGAGCCTGTCTTCCTCCTGTCCTCCAATTCCAGCCTCCCGCCAGCCCAGCCACGCTTCTCTCTGGTGAATGCCAGCTCCCTGCACATCGAGGCACTGAGCCTGCAGGATGAAGGAAACTACACCTGCTGGGAGGTCCTGAACGAGACTCGGTGGTTCCAGGTGTGGCTGCAGGTGGCCA GAGGCCCCTATCAGGTTGAGGTCAACATCTCCAGCACCGGCAGGCTCCCCAACGGCACGCTGTATGCGGCCAAGGGCTCCCAGGTGGATTTCTGCTGCAGCAGCAGCTCCTGGCCTCCGCCCATGGTTGAGTGGTGGTTCCGGGCCCCGGATTCTAGCACCGAGCCCTTCGGAAACAACCTGACGGCCAGCTGCTTCACGCTGTTACTGATGTCGCAGAACCTCCAAGGGAACTACACCTGTTTGGCCACAAACATGCTCGGTGGGAGACATCGAAAGGTGACCACCGAGCTCCTGGTCTACT CGCCCCCTCCGTCAGCCCCTCAGTGCTGGGCAGAGCTGTCGCCAGGATTGTTCACGCTGCAGCTCAGCTGTCGCTGGGCTGGAGGATACCCAGACCCAGACCTCCTGTGGACAGAAGAGCCAGGAGGTGTGGCTGTGGGGACGTCAAAGCTGGGGGTTGAGATGCTGAACCAGCCTCAGCTGTCGGACGGCAAGAAGTTCAAGTGTGTCGGGAGCCACATAGTGGGGCCGGAGTTGGGAGCCAGCTGTGTGGTACAGATCA GgagcccctcccttctctctgagCCCATGAAGACTTGTTTCGTGGGAGGCAATGTGACGCTCACCTGCGAAGTGTCTGGAGCCTACCCCCCCGCCAAGATCCTGTGGCTGAGCAACCTCACCCAGCCGGAGGTCGTCATCCAGCCCAGCGGCCACCACCTCATCACCCAGAGTGGCCAGAGCTCCACCCTCACCATCCGCAACTGCTCCCAGGACCTGGACGAGGGCTACTATGTCTGCCGGGCTGAGAACCCcgtgggggtgagggaggtggACATCTGGTTGAGCGTGAAAG AACCTGTAAACATCGGGGGAATTGTGGGCACCATCGTGAGCCTCCTTCTGCTGGGACTGGCCATTATCTCCGGGCTTCTGTTGTACTACAGCCCTGTGTTCTGCTGGAAAG taGGAAGCACTTTCAG GAGGCAAGACATGGGTGATGTCATGGTTTTGGTGGACTCAGAAgaggaagaggtggaggaggaggaagatgctgccgaagaggaagaggaggaagcaagTGAGAGGGACGAGTCACCAAAAGAAGTAACCAAGTACGGCCACATCCACAGAGTGACCGCACTGGTGAATGGGAACGTGGACCGCATGGCCAATGGACTCCAGGCTCTGCAGG ATGACAGCAGTGAGCAGCAGAGTGACATCATTCAAGAAGAAGACAGGCCAGTTTGA
- the LOC133075347 gene encoding small ribosomal subunit protein eS27-like: protein MPLAEDLLHPSLEEEKKKHKKKRLVQSPSSYFMDVKCPGCYKITTIFSHAQTVVLCVGCSTVLCQPTGGKARLTEGCSFRWKQY from the coding sequence ATGCCTCTCGCAGAGGATCTCCTTCATCCCTCTctggaagaggagaagaagaaacacAAGAAGAAGCGCCTGGTGCAGAGCCCCAGTTCCTATTTCATGGATGTGAAATGTCCAGGATGCTATAAAATCACCACCATCTTTAGCCATGCACAAACAGTAGTTTTGTGTGTTGGCTGCTCCACTGTCCTCTGCCAGCCTACAGGAGGAAAAGCAAGGCTTACAGAAGGATGCTCCTTTAGATGGAAGCAGTATTAA